In Schistocerca gregaria isolate iqSchGreg1 unplaced genomic scaffold, iqSchGreg1.2 ptg001026l, whole genome shotgun sequence, the sequence AAATTGCAGATGGCATAAGAGACAATACCCATTATACATAATATGATAACGGGAAGGGCGATTAAAAAGTTTGGAACTTGTTTGAGTGTGTAGTATCTGAATAGGCCAACATTCCTATAGTTTTATACGAACAACTTGTGTTAAATAAAGGAAAAGAAGTTTTTGATGAGGGAGGAAAAAAAGTGTACCAATAATGATCTTGGACGAAAGAATAGATGTTAGGGATAGTACGTTGGCACCATGGCCTCTTAGAATCCGGATTTGAGCAATATGTCATGTATCCATATGACAGATAACACACGAATGGCAGGATGGAGAGGAAGCATGCAAATCCTGCATAAATCCATTCCAGAACAATTCGGCTGAGTTtctaacacaaaaaaaattaacaggacagACAAAAGGGCTGCAAGGCGGTATTTGTAAAACCTCGCACTTGATTAGGTAGGCGAAGAAGAAAAAGCACCCTTGACGTACGGTCCGAGCTTCTTTTTGATACAAATATCTGTCGTATGAGTATCTGAGTTGTTCGTACAGAATGAATCCAACAAGTGTGATGGCATTCGATCTGACAGTACACGCAAGTGCGAAGAAGACCGATGCCATGAATGTGTTAAAAAGATGTTTCTCGGAAGACGCATGACGGTTTCGAGCACAGAAGAACATGCCAGTGAATGCTGTAGCTGCAAAGAGACTTTCGCTATAGATGCCAAGAAAGAAAGGCGTCGCTGGAGATAGACAGAATAGGAGCGCAGATTTGAAAGCCCAACGTTCATCTCCAAGAACAATGCAACTCAATCTTGGGGGTTTCGTATCGTCTTcatcagtgaattttttttatatagaagagcAAAAGAGACATACCTATAGAGAATCCATGAGGCGAAGACAAAAGAGATATTACTTGCGAGATACCCAGAAAGGAGTATAGACTCTGTGTTTCCAATTCCCAAGAGTCTGATCATGACTGAATGCGAACAAGAGAGAAGAAAGAGGTAGATTAGCAATACACTGATTTTGGAAGAAAAAAAGAGATGTTCGACTGTACGCAAGGCTTTTACACACGCAGATATAAACTATTTACATTTTGATAGGAGGCGAATAGTGACAGGATAGCCAGGCAAAAAGGCGAAGAAATTTTCCCATTGGTATCCATTTTGCGCAATTTGAGTGAAAAAGATGGCATCCCAATTGGCCATACCCCTGAGTGTTCTGTAGTAGAGAAATTTAAGGCCAGTGTAGTTGAGTGAAGCGGGACGAATAAGCGTTGATTCGGATTGATAATCGTCCCCCTCCAATGGATAAGCAAGGATAGAAGATGTATCATATGGCAGTGGCATGAAAAGTCTGAGGAGCATGGCATATATAGTAAAAAGAATGCGCGTGAGAAGAGCAAAACCTACTACTTGCATTGACCGACGAAACTCATGCGACGCATAGGGGGTTATTTGTGGTTTGAGGCGCCTCAACGACGAAAAAAACAGCATTTGTTTTGCTGGGTATGTATGCACAAACTGGTCTAAGTAAAATGAATTTTCAATATGTTAgatggattctttttttttttgtgtataaagGATGAAAAGCTGTAACATAATATTTTCGCCATGAGAGAGGAGTACGTTGAGCTTTTTATTTCTAATTGCACCGAAGAACCCACTGAGAGGGTGTATGCACATTGCAAACTGAATAATTGGTGGTTGACGCTAGCAACTTTTTTCTGCGTTCATGACACGGGTGGAAGGATTGCAACAGCGCTATCACCTTGTTCTCAAATTTActaatcactttttttttaattcttaactGATAGCAAAAGCGAAGGCTCCTCTAGCAATCATCTAAACGACGTGAACTCTAGGTTGAGATATTGGCTCTCATCCCTTTGGTCTTTGTTTTCGTTACCATGGAAAATCTATTCGACTGTATTGTGTACGTATGCTATATCTTGCTTTTCTATATGCGCTCTATTTAACACATACTAACAGACACATTTCGTTTCTTGCGTAAATATGCATACAAATCTTTTTTTCTTGATGTACTTCCTTTCTCTCTCAAGCATTCATCGGGAACTGGATCCAGTTAAGGCGAATGCTTCCCACTCCTGAACAAGAGTCTATTGGCATGAAAAATTTTTTCTCTAAACTTGGCACATGTACCCCACCCGTATTTATTGGCAGCTTCGAGCAGGCGCTGGCCTATTCTAAATCTCAGTACAAATTTCTTTTCGTTTATCTGCATTCGGATTTGCATGAGGGCTGCCTCTCTTTTTGTCGAAATGTACTGGGCGCACAGCTGACTAGTGAGTTTTTGGGCAACAACTTCGTCTTCTGGGCCGGAAACGTTGCCTATCCAGAAGGCAGCCGTATATCTAGAGTGCTAGATGCCTTCTCTTATCCCCATGTATCGATTTGGAGTCATAGCTCGTTTGCACCCGACCAAGCTCAAACTATCTCTGGCTATCCAGCTTATCTTCTCAAGCAAATTCACGACCTTGACACGAGTGAAGCACTCATCTCGCATTCTTTTCAGGTCATTGGGAGCTACAGCAGTTGGATAACGGCCATTACATCTCGGCCATCAACATGCGAGCACGCAAGAAACATTATCGAAGAACAAGACCACGCGTATGAAGATTCTCTGGCTGCTGATCAAGAGCGCCAAAACAACCTGcttatacaagaaaaacaaaaagaagagaTCAAAAAGCAAAATCAGCTCGCTGAAGCTGAGCAACAAAGAACTCAAGAGGCGTCTCGTTCAAAAATTGAACAGCTCCTTGGTGCGGAACCAGATCCTGCTCCAGATGTCGTCACAGTCCCGATTCGATTTTTGGACGGGTCGGTACAAAAACGAAGGTTCTTGCTAACGGATCGAATTCAAACTCTATACGATTTTTGCATGACCAAAGAATCTACACCCAAAAACTTTGTCATTGTTTCACCTTATCCTCGTAAAGCTTTCGTTGACAAACATCTGACACTCGGCGAGACAGAAATCCCATGTGGACTTCTGATTGTTGAAGAAGTATTCGACGATTAATTTCAGTCTTTTTTTGCCTCTCTTGCTACTACTTTCTTTTTCTCTACAAAAAACAAAGCACCTCATTTGGTCTGTCCACTTTGCATGTTTTCTTCATCGAAAGATCCACCGGTGCATTTTCATGCTCAAGTTTTCTCTTACCTCAGAATGGGCTGGTGAAAAGAGTCTATGTGCAGGAAAAAAAGAGTCCACCTAGAGAGAGCGCACGGCATTCGCTCATTTCCACCCCAAAAATTTCACCCGCAGGTTTAGACTATTTTGTTCGCAGCGACGTTCAAAAgcagacttttttaaaaatacaATAGGCGAGCAGCAACAGACATTATCTGTTCTTGTTCATATAACTCCTGGAACAAAAGAAACCAAGCAAACGTGAAGAGGTGGCATGTGCTGAGAGAGTGCTCTTCAAATCGTGCATTATTggaatcaaaaagaaaaaaaaagcttcctTCTTCGCAAAAAATAAAAGTAGTGACAACCCTTACTCGAAACTGAGATTCGTTATTTTAGTCATAGTAAGTCACGCACGACTTATTGAAATTCTCCTGCCTGAAATAAAAATTGATACCTAGAGCAAACACGATGCGCCTGCAAACCTAAATCTTTCTCCTATGCCCTCTTCCGGACAAGCACCTTTTCCATCATTCATACACTTCTGAGACGTTGTGTTGACCTTTGTATGCATAGGTATATGCATCCATCAGACACAAAGCCTTCGAGTATCGAGTATGAGTCATTCAGTAGTTTTTATCTTCCGCTAACCTCTATTGGCGAATGAATGAGCCTTgctgcttttgtttccttttaccAAGTTTCTAGATGTGGTCGGCACGCAGATCGCATAATCTCTCCGTACTCGCTTACTGTCATAGATGATCAACAACACTTCACTTCCTAACCATGCAATGGCAAACGCATTCCGTTTTGATCCTACATCGAGAATCCAAGGATAAAAATGTGGAATTATCTTAAAGAATGAAGTTTGAGCCTTGGTAAGTATCTGCCTTATTATTTACAGATTTTTTACGAAACAGTCAAAAGATAGCAACAAAACTAGTTCATCTCTCCTGCAGCAGGTCAACGGAACGCCGAAAAAAGATCGCGAGGACAGGCGGGAGAAAGAGCCGGCATTTGACTCCGCTGGGGAGACACGATCATGCTAATGAAAAGAATTGATTTTTCAAATGAATATTATATTTTTTCTGTCGAATAAAGTAATCCTTACTTCGGTATAGTCTATATGTCCTTTGTTTCTTCCCAACGCACGGATATTCGTTCTCTGCAAATCTCACAGGATGTCTTGCGTCGAAAGCGCGAGTCGGAAGCGGTCTCGCTTCGTAAGCAGGCCAGAGAAGAACATATGCAAAAGCGTCGTATTGAGTCATCAAAAAATGAGTCCATACATTACAAAGAAATTATGAAAAGGGTACGGTGTGCGAGAGGGAGGTACAGGAAAGGGCGGGGCATTTTTTTAAAGGCTGCCACCGACTCTTCTTGTCAAAGTTGAGTTGACAGAGTTTTAACCTGCATTTTTCTTATTTTCGGCCTTTTGGCTGGCGCGGATGTGCTCAAgattcatgactgcaaaatactgctAGCGTCTCAGGACGAAGCCTGCATGTTGGAGGCTGTCACGGGCTTTCAAAAGCTGCTATCTTCTGGTACACaatcgatgcaattttgtgttgtcTAAAAAAAATACTGACGGTTCAACTAATAAAATGGTTAATCTAGAGGAGAATCCACCCATTGAAGAAATAATCAGGTGCGATGTAGTGGGCAAGTTCTTAGAGTTCCTGAGTCATAAAAACGAAGACATTCAGGTATGATTTTTGTCTTTTCTAGGGCAAAGTTGAGGATATTATACACACACATATACCCGTCCCGTAGTTTGTTCGACCGATCTCATTTTCTTTTTTACTTGGCAAAAGTACATGTCGCTATGGGCGATCACGAATATTGCAGCAGGAAAGCATGAGCACACGCAATATTTATACGAACGCAATGCTATACCACTCATAATCCAGGTGTTGCTGAGTTCCAATTCACACCGAATACAAGAGCAGGGCTGTTGGGCACTAGGTAACATTTCTGGGGACTGCCCAAAGTTCCGAGATGAAGTAATTAAAAAGGGTGCTTTGAAGATTGTACTGAGACTGCTCAGCAGTGAAGAATACTCATCGAATATGGTCAGGACGGCTACATGGACCCTGAGCAATTTATGCAGAGGTAGGCCGCCTCCTCCAAAGGAAATCCAGGAGGCAATACCTGTAGCATCAAGATTAATCTATAGCAGTGATCCAGACGTAGAAGTTGATGCTCTGTGGGCACTTGCATTCTTGTCTGAATCCCTTCAAGAAAACCAACAGTCTATGGCGGAAATCGGTATTTGCAAGCGTCTGGTATTGCTGCTTCAAAGTGAAGAACTCAGATACTTAATCCCTACTCTTAGAATCATCGGTAACCTAATGAGTGGCGACGACAAGACCACGCAGCTCGTCATTGATAACGGTGTCCTCCCAGTTCTCACTCCGCTTCTTAGTCATACCAAAATTGGTGTCAGAAAAGAATCCTGCTGGACCATTTCCAATGTGCTTGCTGGGCCTCCCCAACAAATTAGCGCTGTCCTAAATGCCGGTATCTTCCACATCATTTTGGTCAGATTACATGAAGACAGAGAAGATATCCAACACGAAGCGGCGTGGGCACTTGCAAACGCCGTTTCTGGGTCCACTCCAGAGCTCGTCGTTGAGTTCGTCGAATCTTATGGTGTCATCCCGCATATCGTCTCCTTGTTATCCAAATGTAACGAAGAGCGACTTATCGACAGTCTCTTGGATGCTGTCGACCGCATACTTCTCGTCGGCAAAAAGCGCGCTATCTCTTCTCCACGCGGTGTCAATGTCTACCTTCAAATGTTCGATCAATACAATGCACAGGAATACATCATCGAACTCCAGGCACACAATTGCAGGTATATCTATATCAAGGCAAAAAAGATCATTCAAGACTATTGGGGAAGCGATGAAAATAGTATTGCC encodes:
- the LOC126327188 gene encoding GPI mannosyltransferase 2-like isoform X2; its protein translation is MLFFSSLRRLKPQITPYASHEFRRSMQVVGFALLTRILFTIYAMLLRLFMPLPYDTSSILAYPLEGDDYQSESTLIRPASLNYTGLKFLYYRTLRGMANWDAIFFTQIAQNGYQWENFFAFLPGYPVTIRLLSKFMIRLLGIGNTESILLSGYLASNISFVFASWILYRLSCIVLGDERWAFKSALLFCLSPATPFFLGIYSESLFAATAFTGMFFCARNRHASSEKHLFNTFMASVFFALACTVRSNAITLVGFILYEQLRYSYDRYLYQKEARTKLSRIVLEWIYAGFACFLSILPFVCYLSYGYMTYCSNPDSKRPWCQRTIPNIYSFVQDHYWNVGLFRYYTLKQVPNFLIALPVIILCIMGIVSYAICNLKQFSLGLCPDKPTKSKPIVLFPV
- the LOC126327188 gene encoding GPI mannosyltransferase 2-like isoform X1 yields the protein MLFFSSLRRLKPQITPYASHEFRRSMQVVGFALLTRILFTIYAMLLRLFMPLPYDTSSILAYPLEGDDYQSESTLIRPASLNYTGLKFLYYRTLRGMANWDAIFFTQIAQNGYQWENFFAFLPGYPVTIRLLSKFMIRLLGIGNTESILLSGYLASNISFVFASWILYRLSCIVLGDERWAFKSALLFCLSPATPFFLGIYSESLFAATAFTGMFFCARNRHASSEKHLFNTFMASVFFALACTVRSNAITLVGFILYEQLRYSYDRYLYQKEARTKLSRIVLEWIYAGFACFLSILPFVCYLSYGYMTYCSNPDSKRPWCQRTIPNIYSFVQDHYWNVGLFRYYTLKQVPNFLIALPVIILCIMGIVSYAICNLKQFSLGLCPDKPTKNTGAIPPFKRNSVFVYVAQVMFLLLVSVPFIYIQVLNRFIFSQCPFVYWYMVHLFSANSGHLWPSLVAFYLIFYNLVGISLFTQFLPWT
- the LOC126327195 gene encoding FAS-associated factor 2-B-like; amino-acid sequence: MREDKSEGSSSNHLNDVNSRLRYWLSSLWSLFSLPWKIYSTVLSFIGNWIQLRRMLPTPEQESIGMKNFFSKLGTCTPPVFIGSFEQALAYSKSQYKFLFVYLHSDLHEGCLSFCRNVLGAQLTSEFLGNNFVFWAGNVAYPEGSRISRVLDAFSYPHVSIWSHSSFAPDQAQTISGYPAYLLKQIHDLDTSEALISHSFQVIGSYSSWITAITSRPSTCEHARNIIEEQDHAYEDSLAADQERQNNLLIQEKQKEEIKKQNQLAEAEQQRTQEASRSKIEQLLGAEPDPAPDVVTVPIRFLDGSVQKRRFLLTDRIQTLYDFCMTKESTPKNFVIVSPYPRKAFVDKHLTLGETEIPCGLLIVEEVFDD
- the LOC126327182 gene encoding uncharacterized protein LOC126327182, with translation MSFVSSQRTDIRSLQISQDVLRRKRESEAVSLRKQAREEHMQKRRIESSKNESIHYKEIMKRIHDCKILLASQDEACMLEAVTGFQKLLSSEENPPIEEIIRCDVVGKFLEFLSHKNEDIQYMSLWAITNIAAGKHEHTQYLYERNAIPLIIQVLLSSNSHRIQEQGCWALGNISGDCPKFRDEVIKKGALKIVLRLLSSEEYSSNMVRTATWTLSNLCRGRPPPPKEIQEAIPVASRLIYSSDPDVEVDALWALAFLSESLQENQQSMAEIGICKRLVLLLQSEELRYLIPTLRIIGNLMSGDDKTTQLVIDNGVLPVLTPLLSHTKIGVRKESCWTISNVLAGPPQQISAVLNAGIFHIILVRLHEDREDIQHEAAWALANAVSGSTPELVVEFVESYGVIPHIVSLLSKCNEERLIDSLLDAVDRILLVGKKRAISSPRGVNVYLQMFDQYNAQEYIIELQAHNCRYIYIKAKKIIQDYWGSDENSIAIDEDTSNQQDYQWDQNPS